One part of the Dyadobacter sp. 676 genome encodes these proteins:
- the pbpC gene encoding penicillin-binding protein 1C, protein MKHSRVRKALLALVCLITVFIALDFAFPFNPDIHYATQITDRKGRVIHAFLSKEDKWRLYSNVNEITPLLRKTLIYKEDQYFYYHPGVNPFAVVRAAARNAFSGRRTSGASTITMQVVRLMDPRPRTYLNKVVEMWHAFQLEMHYSKDEILQFYLNLVPYGGNIEGIKAASLFYFGKAPQLLSLSEITALTIVPNRPSSLRPGTRNDALRQARNNWLKRFEEAGLFDQNVIRDALNEPLEIRRLQSPRLAPHLSIRLRQQNPDTPVIRTNLNLQAQSQIEEQVRNYINRRQSMNIHNAAVLVVNNETMEVEAYVGSADFDNPFDGGQVDGVRAVRSPGSTLKPLLYAIAFDAGIITPKSVLNDVPGNFNGYEPENFDRHFNGAVTTEFALANSLNIPAVKVLKDIGTPALIAKLRKAGFKTVDKQARDLGLSMILGGCGVTLEELTRLFAAFANVGKLRNLRFLDGDILDKKGNPILSEEATFLTTGILTQITRPDLPTNFANTFHLPRIAWKTGTSYGKRDAWSIGYNRRYTVGVWVGNFSGEGVPELSGANTATPLLFSIFNTLDYNSPKGWYKSPANISLRNVCPVSGDIPSDFCDHQVPDQYILGVSAYRKCRHMRWVFTDAVGKMSYCTYCLPEKGFEKKAYPNLAPELIAFYELQKLPYQKIPPHNPQCERVFHEGAPLIVSPHEGSEYYIRKDEPQQIQLACQAANDVQEVYWYVNDKLYQKSPPQESVFLSPPLGSVKVSCSDDKGRNSDVWIVVKRM, encoded by the coding sequence ATGAAGCATAGCAGGGTTAGAAAAGCGTTGTTGGCATTGGTCTGCCTCATCACCGTTTTCATAGCGCTCGACTTTGCGTTTCCGTTCAATCCGGATATCCATTATGCGACGCAGATTACCGATCGGAAAGGCCGCGTCATTCATGCTTTTTTGAGTAAGGAAGATAAATGGCGGCTGTATTCCAATGTGAACGAAATCACGCCGTTGCTCCGTAAAACGTTGATTTATAAAGAAGATCAGTATTTCTACTATCATCCAGGCGTGAACCCGTTTGCGGTGGTGCGTGCGGCGGCCAGGAATGCATTCTCGGGCAGAAGAACTTCTGGCGCATCCACGATCACCATGCAGGTGGTGCGCCTGATGGACCCGCGTCCGCGGACTTATTTAAATAAGGTAGTGGAAATGTGGCATGCGTTTCAACTGGAAATGCATTATTCCAAAGACGAAATCCTCCAATTTTATCTAAACCTGGTTCCCTATGGAGGAAACATCGAAGGCATAAAGGCCGCCTCGTTGTTTTATTTCGGCAAGGCGCCGCAGCTGCTGAGCCTCTCCGAAATCACAGCATTGACGATCGTGCCTAACCGGCCTTCAAGCCTGCGCCCGGGCACGCGAAACGACGCCCTGCGCCAGGCGAGGAACAACTGGCTGAAACGTTTTGAAGAAGCCGGCCTTTTCGACCAGAATGTGATCCGCGATGCACTGAACGAGCCGTTGGAAATTCGCCGCCTTCAAAGCCCTCGCCTCGCGCCGCACCTCTCCATCCGCCTTCGGCAGCAAAATCCTGACACGCCCGTGATCCGCACAAATCTTAACTTGCAAGCGCAAAGCCAGATCGAAGAGCAGGTGAGAAATTATATTAACCGGAGGCAATCCATGAATATCCACAACGCCGCTGTACTCGTTGTGAACAACGAAACCATGGAAGTGGAGGCTTACGTCGGTTCCGCGGATTTCGACAATCCTTTCGACGGCGGCCAGGTCGACGGCGTGCGGGCGGTGCGTTCGCCGGGAAGCACCTTGAAACCATTATTATATGCTATCGCATTCGACGCGGGTATCATCACACCGAAATCAGTATTGAACGATGTCCCGGGTAATTTTAACGGCTATGAACCTGAAAATTTTGACAGGCATTTCAACGGGGCGGTAACCACCGAATTCGCATTGGCCAATTCGCTGAATATTCCGGCGGTGAAAGTTTTGAAAGATATCGGCACACCCGCTTTGATTGCCAAACTTCGTAAAGCCGGTTTTAAGACAGTTGACAAGCAAGCCAGGGACCTCGGTCTTTCGATGATTCTGGGCGGCTGTGGGGTCACGCTGGAAGAGCTTACGCGACTTTTTGCTGCGTTTGCCAACGTAGGAAAGCTACGGAATCTTCGGTTTTTGGACGGCGATATTTTAGATAAAAAGGGAAATCCGATCCTTTCCGAAGAAGCGACTTTCCTCACCACAGGCATCCTCACCCAGATTACAAGGCCGGATTTGCCGACGAACTTTGCCAATACCTTCCATTTGCCCCGGATCGCCTGGAAAACCGGGACCTCCTATGGCAAGCGGGATGCATGGAGCATCGGTTACAACCGCCGGTACACGGTGGGTGTATGGGTAGGTAATTTTTCGGGCGAAGGCGTGCCCGAGCTAAGCGGCGCCAATACGGCCACGCCGCTGCTGTTTTCGATCTTCAATACGCTGGATTACAATTCACCGAAAGGCTGGTATAAATCGCCGGCCAACATTTCGCTCCGCAACGTTTGTCCGGTGAGCGGCGACATCCCGTCCGATTTCTGCGACCATCAGGTGCCGGATCAGTATATTTTAGGTGTTTCGGCCTACCGGAAATGCCGGCATATGCGCTGGGTTTTTACCGATGCGGTCGGAAAGATGTCATATTGTACCTATTGCCTTCCTGAAAAAGGATTTGAAAAAAAGGCTTACCCCAATCTCGCGCCGGAGCTGATTGCTTTCTATGAATTGCAAAAACTGCCCTACCAGAAAATCCCTCCCCATAATCCGCAATGCGAAAGGGTTTTCCACGAAGGCGCACCATTGATCGTTAGTCCCCACGAAGGAAGCGAATATTACATTCGCAAAGATGAGCCGCAGCAAATCCAGCTCGCATGTCAGGCCGCGAATGATGTTCAGGAAGTGTATTGGTATGTTAATGATAAGTTATACCAAAAATCGCCGCCGCAGGAAAGCGTTTTTCTAAGCCCGCCGCTTGGCAGTGTAAAAGTGTCGTGCAGCGACGACAAAGGCCGGAATTCGGATGTTTGGATTGTCGTCAAACGCATGTAG
- the nuoK gene encoding NADH-quinone oxidoreductase subunit NuoK has product MPEVNIPAVIQNIPLQSYLILSTLLFVIGIIGVLTRRNAIIIFMSIELMLNAANLLLIAFSSYRSDPSAQVFVFFIMAVAAAEVAVGLAIIVMIYRNTRNTDIGFLNKLKW; this is encoded by the coding sequence ATGCCAGAGGTTAACATACCAGCGGTTATTCAAAATATCCCACTTCAAAGCTATTTAATTCTCAGCACCTTACTATTTGTAATCGGCATTATCGGTGTGCTTACGCGCAGGAATGCGATTATCATTTTCATGTCGATTGAATTGATGCTGAATGCCGCAAACCTGCTGCTGATCGCATTCTCTTCATACCGGTCCGATCCTTCCGCACAGGTTTTCGTATTCTTTATTATGGCCGTAGCAGCCGCCGAAGTAGCCGTGGGGCTCGCCATTATCGTAATGATTTACCGCAACACCAGAAATACGGATATCGGGTTCCTCAACAAGCTGAAATGGTAA
- the glpK gene encoding glycerol kinase GlpK, which translates to MSKYIAAIDQGTTSTRCILFNKQGNIVSVGQKEHEQIYPRPGWVEHNPTEIWKNTLEVIALARINVSAHASDIAALGITNQRETTVVWNKRTGKPYYNALVWQDTRTTDLVAKYEKEGGLNQFRDITGLPVSTYFSGLKLKWLLENVAGIREDAEKGEAIFGNIDTFLIWHLTGGTHGGIHVTDVTNASRTQLMNLRTLQWDKSMLAAYNIPETMLPAIKSSSEIYGYATHEVLPGVPVAGDLGDQHAALVGQTCFEPGMAKNTYGTGCFLVMNTGNELKTSENGLLTTISYKFGDQPVQYALEGSVAVTGALVQWLRDNLGLIRNSSDIEPLARTVEDNGGAYFVPAFSGLYAPYWRNDARGVIAGLTRYVTKGHIARAVLEATAYQTVDVVRAMEQDSAIRLSSLRVDGGMVHNQLLMQFQSDILNTQVVSPAVAETTALGAAYAAGLAVGYWPSTEDLKKNWAVAHTWNPNMAEEKRNAYYKGWKKAVTKSYDWID; encoded by the coding sequence ATGTCCAAATACATTGCCGCCATCGACCAGGGAACCACCAGCACACGCTGCATACTTTTCAACAAACAAGGGAATATCGTTTCGGTAGGACAAAAGGAGCACGAACAGATTTACCCACGTCCGGGTTGGGTCGAGCATAATCCCACGGAAATATGGAAAAACACCCTTGAAGTGATCGCTCTGGCGCGTATTAATGTATCGGCACACGCGTCGGACATCGCGGCGCTGGGTATTACCAACCAGCGTGAAACGACGGTCGTCTGGAACAAACGGACCGGCAAGCCCTATTACAATGCATTGGTCTGGCAAGACACCCGCACCACCGACCTTGTCGCGAAATATGAAAAGGAAGGCGGGCTCAACCAGTTCCGGGATATTACCGGCCTGCCTGTTTCGACCTATTTCAGTGGTTTGAAACTAAAATGGTTGCTGGAAAATGTCGCGGGCATCCGCGAGGACGCCGAGAAAGGTGAGGCGATTTTCGGGAATATCGACACTTTCCTCATCTGGCACCTTACCGGCGGCACGCACGGCGGCATTCACGTCACCGACGTAACCAACGCAAGCCGTACACAACTTATGAACCTCCGTACGCTGCAATGGGACAAGTCCATGCTCGCGGCATACAATATCCCCGAAACGATGCTGCCGGCCATAAAAAGCAGCAGCGAAATATATGGATACGCCACCCACGAAGTGCTTCCGGGTGTGCCTGTGGCCGGCGACCTGGGCGATCAGCACGCCGCATTGGTAGGGCAAACCTGCTTCGAACCCGGAATGGCCAAGAATACCTATGGCACCGGCTGCTTTCTGGTCATGAATACGGGTAACGAACTGAAAACCTCCGAAAACGGCCTGCTAACCACCATTTCCTACAAATTCGGCGACCAGCCGGTGCAATACGCTCTGGAAGGAAGCGTGGCCGTCACGGGTGCGCTTGTGCAATGGCTGCGCGACAACCTGGGCCTGATCCGGAACAGCAGCGACATAGAACCGCTTGCCCGGACCGTCGAAGACAACGGCGGCGCCTATTTCGTACCTGCATTTTCCGGCTTGTATGCACCCTACTGGCGCAACGACGCGCGCGGCGTCATAGCCGGCCTGACGCGCTATGTGACCAAAGGGCATATTGCCCGCGCGGTACTGGAAGCGACTGCTTATCAGACCGTCGACGTAGTCCGCGCGATGGAGCAGGACTCCGCCATTCGGCTCTCCAGTCTTCGAGTGGACGGCGGTATGGTGCATAACCAGCTGCTGATGCAATTTCAATCCGATATTCTCAACACGCAGGTTGTGTCCCCGGCTGTTGCCGAAACTACCGCATTGGGAGCCGCCTACGCCGCCGGATTGGCCGTGGGATATTGGCCGAGCACCGAGGATTTGAAGAAAAACTGGGCGGTAGCGCATACCTGGAACCCGAATATGGCCGAAGAAAAGCGCAATGCCTATTACAAAGGCTGGAAGAAGGCGGTTACGAAGTCGTATGACTGGATTGATTAG
- a CDS encoding 3'-5' exonuclease, translating into MHTLHLKKPLAFFDLETTGVNIVRDRIVEISVVKALVNGETEIRTRRINPEMPIPLESSLIHGIYDEDVKDAPTFKSIAKNLAAFLEGCDLAGFNSNRFDIPMLVEEFLRVGVDFDIKNRRMVDVQRIYHMMEPRNLAAAYKYYCGKTLDNAHSAEADTIATFEILQGQIERYQGVTIVDSHGNVTEPIKNDIAVLHELTASKIVDFAGRMVYNDKGEEVFNFGKHNGKRVADILKNEPSFFDWMMKGEFPLDTKRKLTEIKLRGLTQR; encoded by the coding sequence ATGCATACCCTCCATCTCAAAAAGCCCCTTGCTTTTTTTGATCTTGAGACAACTGGAGTCAACATCGTCCGCGACCGCATTGTAGAGATTTCCGTTGTGAAAGCATTGGTGAACGGCGAAACCGAAATCCGCACGCGGCGTATTAATCCTGAAATGCCTATCCCGCTCGAAAGCAGCCTGATACACGGCATTTATGACGAAGACGTCAAAGACGCTCCCACATTCAAAAGCATTGCAAAAAACCTGGCGGCCTTCCTCGAAGGCTGCGATCTGGCTGGTTTCAACAGCAACCGCTTCGACATTCCGATGCTTGTCGAAGAATTCCTGCGCGTGGGTGTGGATTTCGATATCAAGAACCGCCGGATGGTCGATGTGCAGCGCATTTACCACATGATGGAGCCTCGCAACCTCGCAGCGGCCTACAAATATTATTGCGGCAAAACGCTCGACAACGCCCACAGCGCCGAGGCCGATACCATTGCCACATTTGAAATTTTGCAAGGACAAATCGAACGCTATCAAGGTGTTACGATAGTCGATTCGCATGGCAACGTGACCGAGCCGATCAAAAACGACATCGCCGTACTGCACGAACTGACCGCGTCGAAAATCGTAGACTTCGCGGGCCGGATGGTGTATAACGACAAGGGCGAGGAAGTTTTCAATTTTGGCAAGCACAATGGCAAACGCGTAGCCGACATCCTTAAAAACGAACCGTCGTTCTTCGACTGGATGATGAAAGGAGAGTTCCCGCTCGACACTAAACGGAAATTGACGGAGATTAAATTGAGGGGATTAACCCAACGCTGA
- the nuoL gene encoding NADH-quinone oxidoreductase subunit L has protein sequence MSASLLILIPLLPLAGFLINGIGFPNIPKGAVGIIGTLAVVASFALSVMTFNAFVTSGSQPFIVPLFDWITVGDLNIPFSFQVDQLSLLMLMIITGVGSLIHIYSIGYMHHDSGFGKFFAYLNLFLFFMLLLVLGSNYVIMFIGWEGVGLCSYLLIGFWNKNTSYNNAARKAFIMNRVGDLGFLLGIFTIIATFGSVEYSEVFSKAAAGFQVGDPVIITITLFLFVGAMGKSAQIPLYTWLPDAMAGPTPVSALIHAATMVTAGIYMVIRSNVLYSLAPSTLEIVGIIGGATALFAASIGLLQNDIKKVLAYSTVSQLGYMFMALGVMAYSASMFHVITHAFFKALLFLGAGSVIHAMSDEQDIRSMGGLRKKLPVTFITFFFGTWAISGIPPLAGFFSKDEILAHVFEHNKILWVIGVLGSIMTSFYMFRLLFLTFFGTFRGTHEQEHHLHESPASMTIPLIILAILSALGGFIGVPEALHGSHQLAQFMSPLYDLAKTANPAAFEHTSLSHSEEYMLMAISVAAALISAIAAYVMYVQKGAVPAPDSEEKSGLQRVVYNKYYVDELYDAVFVKPIKTLSNILYSFGEITIDLIIEAFTGLVNLIAKLLRKTQTGSTGEYVFAMVIGIVLILFWKLLL, from the coding sequence ATGTCTGCATCATTACTCATCCTGATTCCGCTGTTGCCGCTCGCAGGCTTTCTGATCAACGGAATCGGATTTCCCAACATCCCCAAAGGCGCAGTAGGCATTATCGGAACTTTGGCGGTGGTGGCCAGCTTCGCGCTGTCGGTCATGACGTTCAATGCGTTCGTTACCTCGGGCAGTCAGCCGTTTATAGTACCGCTCTTCGACTGGATCACCGTCGGCGACCTTAATATCCCGTTCTCCTTCCAGGTCGACCAGCTTTCGTTGCTGATGCTGATGATCATCACCGGCGTAGGTTCGCTGATCCACATTTATTCGATCGGCTACATGCATCACGATTCAGGTTTTGGTAAATTTTTCGCTTATCTGAACCTGTTTTTGTTTTTCATGCTCCTGCTGGTGCTTGGCTCGAACTACGTAATCATGTTCATCGGCTGGGAAGGTGTGGGACTTTGCTCTTACCTACTCATCGGCTTCTGGAACAAGAACACCAGCTACAACAATGCAGCCCGTAAAGCATTCATCATGAACCGTGTAGGAGACCTCGGTTTCCTGCTGGGTATCTTCACGATCATTGCTACGTTCGGTTCGGTCGAATACTCGGAGGTTTTCAGCAAAGCGGCCGCCGGTTTCCAGGTAGGCGATCCGGTGATAATTACCATTACGCTGTTTCTTTTTGTGGGTGCGATGGGTAAATCGGCACAGATACCGCTGTATACCTGGCTCCCCGACGCGATGGCCGGCCCGACGCCCGTTTCGGCCCTGATCCACGCCGCTACGATGGTTACCGCGGGCATTTACATGGTGATCCGATCCAACGTGCTCTATTCATTGGCGCCTTCAACCCTCGAAATCGTGGGCATTATCGGTGGCGCTACCGCATTGTTCGCCGCTTCGATCGGCCTTTTACAAAACGACATCAAGAAAGTACTGGCATATTCCACAGTTAGTCAGCTGGGTTATATGTTTATGGCCCTGGGCGTGATGGCCTATTCGGCATCCATGTTCCATGTAATCACCCATGCATTCTTCAAGGCATTGCTCTTCCTCGGCGCCGGTAGCGTGATCCACGCCATGTCCGACGAGCAGGATATCCGGTCGATGGGTGGTTTGAGAAAAAAATTGCCTGTTACGTTCATTACATTCTTTTTCGGAACCTGGGCAATTTCAGGTATCCCGCCACTTGCAGGTTTCTTCTCGAAAGATGAAATCCTTGCCCACGTTTTTGAACACAACAAAATCCTGTGGGTAATCGGTGTGCTGGGCTCGATCATGACTTCCTTCTATATGTTCCGCCTGTTGTTCCTGACATTCTTCGGGACCTTCCGCGGCACGCACGAGCAGGAGCACCATTTGCACGAATCACCTGCTTCGATGACCATTCCGTTGATCATCCTCGCCATTCTTTCTGCCCTGGGTGGTTTCATCGGTGTTCCTGAGGCATTGCACGGGTCGCACCAGTTGGCCCAGTTCATGAGCCCGTTGTATGATCTGGCCAAAACTGCAAATCCGGCTGCGTTCGAGCATACTTCCCTTTCGCATTCGGAAGAATATATGCTGATGGCGATTTCAGTTGCTGCTGCATTGATTTCCGCCATCGCCGCTTATGTGATGTACGTACAAAAAGGTGCGGTACCAGCCCCCGATTCAGAAGAAAAATCAGGCTTGCAGCGTGTGGTTTATAACAAGTATTATGTCGACGAACTATACGATGCGGTATTTGTAAAACCAATCAAAACGCTTTCCAACATCCTGTACAGCTTCGGCGAGATCACGATCGATTTGATCATCGAGGCGTTTACCGGGCTGGTCAACCTGATAGCGAAGCTATTGAGAAAAACACAAACCGGCTCCACCGGCGAATATGTGTTCGCGATGGTGATAGGTATCGTGTTGATATTATTCTGGAAGCTGTTACTCTGA
- a CDS encoding NADH-quinone oxidoreductase subunit M yields MLTLLLILLPIAAGVITLLSGERLAKQLALIGGLASLGVAIFTWLQFDPAAGSQFGFKYAWVASGGISFAAGIDGISMLLVLLTTFLTPLIILSAFKNEYKNPASFYSLILFMEAALIGVFTATDAFLFYLFFEAALIPVYFLSAIWGGENRIKVTFKFFIYTIFGSLFMLVALVYLYYQTPGTHTSEIAAFYQLQLSPAAQGFLFWAFFIAFAIKMPLFPFHTWQPDTYTESPTPATMLLSGIMLKMGVYGLIRLLLPIVPAGMEQWGFLAMILAVTGIIYGSIIAIQQSDMKTLIAYSSFAHVGLMAAGVFSSSLNGLQGALIQMLAHGINVIGLFFIVDIIYSRTKTRYLDQLGGITQSTPHLSVYFMVLLLGSVALPLTNGFVGEFLLLSSVFQYKSWLGAVAGLTIILGSVYMLRLFQKSMFGPKSKWVEGFQDLTASERAVLLPLVIMVFWIGIYPSTFLKITEPAVNQLLQLVNN; encoded by the coding sequence ATGCTTACTCTTCTTTTAATACTTTTACCGATAGCGGCAGGCGTTATCACCCTCCTGTCCGGCGAACGCCTGGCAAAGCAGCTCGCGCTGATTGGTGGCCTTGCTTCGTTGGGCGTCGCTATTTTCACCTGGCTGCAATTCGACCCCGCAGCCGGTTCTCAATTTGGGTTTAAATACGCATGGGTAGCTTCCGGAGGCATTTCTTTCGCTGCGGGCATCGACGGCATCAGCATGCTGCTGGTATTGCTGACAACCTTCCTGACGCCGCTAATCATTCTTTCGGCATTTAAAAACGAATACAAAAACCCGGCATCGTTCTACTCGCTGATCCTCTTTATGGAGGCCGCGCTGATCGGCGTTTTCACCGCTACGGACGCGTTCCTGTTCTACCTCTTTTTCGAGGCGGCGCTGATACCGGTTTACTTCCTGTCGGCGATCTGGGGTGGCGAAAACCGCATCAAGGTCACTTTCAAGTTCTTCATCTACACCATTTTCGGGAGCTTGTTCATGCTCGTGGCATTGGTTTATTTGTATTACCAGACACCGGGCACGCATACTTCCGAAATCGCGGCATTTTATCAGCTGCAACTGAGCCCGGCGGCGCAAGGCTTCCTGTTCTGGGCGTTTTTCATTGCGTTCGCGATTAAAATGCCGCTCTTTCCGTTCCATACCTGGCAACCCGACACCTACACCGAGTCGCCTACGCCGGCCACCATGCTGCTATCGGGTATTATGCTGAAAATGGGAGTTTACGGATTGATCCGCCTGCTGCTGCCCATTGTACCTGCGGGTATGGAGCAATGGGGCTTCCTGGCGATGATCCTGGCTGTAACCGGCATCATTTACGGTTCGATCATCGCGATCCAGCAAAGCGATATGAAAACACTCATCGCCTATTCGTCCTTCGCGCACGTAGGACTGATGGCTGCCGGCGTATTCTCTTCTTCGCTGAATGGCCTGCAAGGCGCGCTGATCCAGATGCTCGCGCACGGCATCAACGTGATCGGCCTGTTTTTTATCGTCGATATCATTTATTCAAGAACCAAAACCCGCTATCTCGACCAGCTTGGGGGCATCACCCAAAGCACGCCGCATTTGAGCGTGTATTTTATGGTATTGCTGCTTGGCAGCGTCGCATTGCCGCTTACCAACGGTTTTGTAGGTGAATTCCTGTTGCTTTCGAGTGTATTCCAATACAAGAGCTGGCTGGGCGCGGTGGCCGGTCTGACGATCATTCTCGGTTCGGTGTACATGCTCCGTCTCTTCCAAAAATCCATGTTCGGGCCGAAATCGAAATGGGTGGAAGGCTTCCAGGACCTTACCGCCAGCGAGCGCGCCGTTCTGCTGCCGCTGGTAATCATGGTATTCTGGATCGGTATTTACCCAAGCACATTCCTGAAAATAACAGAGCCCGCTGTAAACCAACTGTTGCAACTGGTCAATAACTAA